A genomic stretch from Anaerolinea thermophila UNI-1 includes:
- a CDS encoding DMT family transporter, which translates to MRNLSLRNPHPALRFALLLFGVMCGSTAVILIKASNEHPFLVASYRLLLASVILFPFFLRDLKEEPFYGWRQVSWTLLPALALAIHFMSWVVGARMTPVANASLIANLTPVAMPFFVWLFFRERVNRIEVLGTLLTLLGLILLTGFTFRVNPAHFKGNLICFGSMLAFAMYLALGRRNGGRIRLWLYMVPLYFFAGLISLITATFWINPIKPYTLSNILYILALAAIPTVGGHTILNYSLKFFRGQVVSVTNLSQPIFATFLGYLVFKEKPAALFYLAAGIMMAGILMVLHGSRLHQAAR; encoded by the coding sequence GTGAGAAACTTGTCCCTGCGCAACCCTCATCCTGCTTTGCGTTTCGCCCTTCTGCTTTTTGGGGTGATGTGCGGCTCGACCGCCGTGATTCTGATCAAAGCCAGTAATGAACATCCTTTTCTGGTAGCCTCATACCGTTTACTGCTGGCTTCTGTTATCCTTTTCCCGTTTTTCCTGCGGGATTTGAAAGAAGAGCCCTTCTATGGCTGGCGTCAGGTCTCATGGACTCTTCTTCCTGCGCTGGCTTTAGCCATTCATTTCATGTCCTGGGTGGTTGGCGCACGCATGACCCCGGTTGCCAATGCCAGTCTTATTGCCAACCTGACGCCGGTTGCTATGCCGTTTTTCGTCTGGCTGTTCTTTCGGGAGCGGGTTAATCGCATTGAGGTGCTGGGAACTCTGCTGACACTGCTCGGGCTGATCCTGCTAACTGGTTTCACCTTTCGGGTAAACCCGGCACACTTCAAAGGGAATCTGATTTGTTTTGGTTCCATGCTGGCATTTGCCATGTATCTGGCACTGGGCAGGCGCAACGGGGGACGCATTCGATTGTGGCTGTACATGGTCCCCCTGTACTTCTTTGCCGGGTTGATCAGCCTGATTACAGCGACTTTCTGGATCAATCCAATCAAACCCTATACCCTGAGCAATATTCTGTACATCCTTGCTCTGGCGGCCATTCCCACGGTAGGCGGACACACGATTTTGAATTACTCTCTCAAGTTTTTCCGTGGACAGGTCGTCAGTGTCACCAATTTGAGCCAGCCCATCTTTGCTACGTTTTTAGGGTATCTCGTATTTAAAGAGAAGCCCGCGGCACTGTTTTATCTGGCGGCGGGAATCATGATGGCAGGTATCTTAATGGTATTGCACGGCAGCCGTTTGCATCAAGCCGCGCGTTGA
- a CDS encoding thioredoxin family protein, producing MDDILTRALFALIAGLSGWGVYSFLKSRSLKQARKISTSMSFPTGEPFILYFTTPDCVPCRTIQRPALQSLKTTLGEQFRIVEINAYEHPDLVKQYGILSIPTTFIFDSAGVPRFVNHGVIRKERLLTQLQQVMTFESSTMAIQNRQRAA from the coding sequence ATGGATGATATTCTGACTCGTGCTCTGTTTGCTCTAATTGCTGGGCTTTCAGGTTGGGGAGTGTATAGTTTTTTGAAATCCCGATCTTTGAAGCAAGCCCGTAAGATATCGACTTCTATGTCTTTCCCAACTGGGGAGCCTTTTATCCTTTACTTTACCACCCCGGATTGTGTTCCCTGCCGCACGATTCAGCGGCCGGCGCTGCAGTCCCTCAAAACCACGCTGGGAGAACAGTTTAGAATTGTGGAAATTAACGCTTATGAACATCCTGATCTGGTCAAACAGTACGGCATTCTCTCCATCCCAACCACCTTCATTTTCGATAGTGCCGGTGTGCCACGTTTTGTTAACCACGGGGTTATCCGAAAAGAACGACTGCTTACACAACTACAGCAGGTAATGACCTTTGAATCCTCAACCATGGCTATTCAGAACCGTCAACGCGCGGCTTGA
- a CDS encoding DUF4395 domain-containing protein, with amino-acid sequence MMNPLEPVDHSALKVNQLLIILLSLLAFILNVPLLVALVALLMLSASLLLKRAAFGWVYHLFLKPLGWIKPDLIPDHREPHLFAQGVGGTFLAIATVCLLSGWFVAGWILTWIVIVLAALNLFGGFCLGCAMYYWFHRLGIPGFTQSPPEGTLPGFRPRKEVNHG; translated from the coding sequence ATGATGAATCCTCTGGAACCTGTTGATCACTCGGCTTTGAAAGTCAATCAATTGCTCATAATTTTGCTTTCCCTGCTTGCTTTCATCCTGAATGTGCCGTTGCTGGTGGCGCTGGTTGCGCTGTTGATGTTGAGCGCAAGTCTCTTGTTGAAACGCGCGGCTTTTGGGTGGGTTTATCACCTTTTCCTCAAACCGCTGGGATGGATTAAGCCTGATTTGATTCCCGATCACCGTGAGCCGCACCTTTTTGCGCAGGGGGTAGGCGGTACTTTTCTCGCGATTGCTACGGTATGCCTTTTGAGCGGATGGTTCGTGGCTGGTTGGATTCTGACCTGGATCGTGATTGTCCTGGCGGCGCTCAACCTGTTTGGCGGTTTCTGCCTTGGTTGCGCCATGTATTACTGGTTCCATCGGTTGGGTATCCCTGGATTTACTCAATCACCCCCTGAGGGTACGTTGCCTGGCTTCCGACCGCGTAAAGAGGTAAACCATGGATGA
- a CDS encoding MFS transporter: MAQEISAPKTKIGRLPRNIWAVSLTSFFMDISSEMVLNILPLFLANVLGIRTSLIGLIEGIAEATSSLLKVFSGWLSDRLKGRKWIAVVGYGLSAISKPFFYFASTWEAVAAIRWTDRVGKGVRTAPRDALVADSVEPEVRGLAFGVQRAADTAGALLGILIAAGVVWWAQSNQVALGAETFRTVVLISIIPGVLAVLSLAIGAKDVPLKNRGEAPRLAFRSLGKPFMVFMIIVGIFDIGNSSDAFLVLRAQERGLSTLGILLMLAAFNLVYTLLSAPAGSFSDRIGRRKVIIGGWLVYSAIYFGFAFAQQAWHVVVFYILYGVYYGLAFGTTKAMVADLVPEALRGTAYGTYNAILGILDFPASLIAGILWQGVGHWQGFGASAPFFFGALMSILAAILMMLWKPASSETQNI, encoded by the coding sequence ATGGCGCAGGAAATCAGTGCTCCTAAGACAAAAATAGGACGTCTTCCCAGAAACATCTGGGCAGTCAGTCTGACCAGTTTTTTCATGGATATTTCAAGTGAAATGGTGTTGAATATCCTTCCCCTGTTTTTAGCCAATGTCCTTGGGATCAGAACCAGTTTGATTGGGCTGATTGAAGGCATTGCCGAAGCCACATCCAGTTTGTTAAAGGTATTTTCCGGATGGCTCTCGGATCGTCTGAAAGGACGAAAATGGATTGCTGTAGTGGGATACGGTTTATCGGCGATTTCCAAACCGTTTTTCTATTTTGCCTCCACCTGGGAAGCCGTTGCGGCTATCCGCTGGACAGACCGGGTAGGGAAAGGGGTACGCACTGCCCCGCGTGATGCCCTGGTGGCCGATTCGGTTGAGCCAGAAGTACGCGGATTGGCTTTTGGTGTTCAGCGCGCCGCTGATACCGCCGGGGCTTTACTGGGTATTCTCATTGCGGCTGGAGTGGTCTGGTGGGCACAGTCCAATCAGGTTGCCCTGGGGGCTGAGACGTTCCGCACTGTGGTTCTCATCAGCATCATTCCGGGGGTACTGGCAGTTCTCTCCCTGGCAATTGGGGCAAAGGATGTCCCTTTGAAGAATCGCGGCGAAGCCCCTCGTCTGGCTTTCCGTTCGCTGGGTAAACCCTTCATGGTATTCATGATTATTGTGGGGATTTTCGACATCGGAAATTCCTCGGATGCGTTTCTGGTTTTGCGCGCTCAGGAACGCGGGCTGAGCACACTGGGAATTTTGTTGATGCTCGCGGCGTTTAACCTGGTCTATACCTTGCTTTCGGCTCCAGCGGGCTCTTTCTCTGACCGGATTGGACGGCGTAAAGTCATCATTGGGGGATGGCTGGTGTATAGCGCGATTTACTTTGGCTTTGCATTTGCTCAACAAGCCTGGCACGTGGTAGTCTTTTACATCCTGTACGGGGTGTATTACGGGTTAGCCTTCGGGACGACCAAAGCCATGGTTGCCGATCTGGTGCCAGAAGCCCTGCGCGGCACAGCCTATGGGACATACAATGCCATCCTGGGCATTCTGGACTTCCCCGCCTCCCTCATCGCCGGCATTCTCTGGCAAGGAGTAGGTCACTGGCAAGGGTTTGGAGCCTCTGCACCATTCTTCTTCGGCGCTCTGATGAGCATTCTTGCAGCAATCCTCATGATGCTGTGGAAACCCGCTTCAAGCGAAACACAGAATATCTAA
- a CDS encoding PH domain-containing protein, with translation MSPAYLKRLLGENEQILLTTHQHWIVLVEQILVEIILAAVTILLVTIFLITGGGNPGIALGYLLLIIPLVSLVRDVLKWWNHQYIVTNLRVIQITGILNKNVTDSSLEKVNDVKMVQSVIGRFLDFGDLEVLTASEMGINRFTRIANPIRFKTTMLNAKIRLEDQTREATAEASIYSIPQLIEQLGELRQKGLITEEEFIEKKAALLAKLS, from the coding sequence ATGAGTCCTGCCTACCTGAAACGACTGCTGGGAGAAAATGAACAAATTTTGCTTACCACTCATCAGCACTGGATTGTGCTGGTGGAACAAATCCTGGTGGAAATCATTCTTGCTGCAGTGACCATTTTGCTGGTGACCATTTTCCTGATTACCGGAGGGGGCAATCCCGGAATTGCCCTGGGCTATTTGTTGTTGATTATCCCTCTGGTTAGTCTGGTTCGAGATGTACTAAAGTGGTGGAATCACCAGTACATTGTGACCAATCTTCGGGTGATTCAGATTACCGGAATTTTGAATAAAAACGTCACGGACTCGTCCCTGGAGAAAGTGAACGATGTGAAAATGGTACAATCGGTTATCGGGAGGTTCCTGGACTTTGGCGATTTGGAAGTGCTTACTGCCAGCGAAATGGGAATCAACCGCTTTACCCGCATTGCCAACCCCATCCGCTTCAAAACCACAATGTTGAACGCAAAGATTCGTCTGGAAGACCAGACACGTGAAGCCACGGCAGAGGCTTCAATTTATTCCATTCCACAGCTGATTGAACAGTTAGGTGAATTAAGGCAGAAGGGGTTGATCACCGAAGAAGAATTTATAGAGAAGAAAGCTGCACTTCTGGCAAAACTTTCCTGA
- a CDS encoding FKBP-type peptidyl-prolyl cis-trans isomerase: MANTEKPTVVADDVVVTLDYTLTVNGEVLDTTEGSEPIQFLQGHQNIIPGLERELYGMKIGDTRNVLVKAAEGYGEYDPEAVIDVPRSEFPPDIPLRVGVDLTVRNESGELLDARIASVGKDMVQLDFNHPLAGKDLNFEVTVVDLRNAEPEELAHGHVHDEFEEEELEFDFDEDFEDEDEEETGKNN, from the coding sequence ATGGCAAATACCGAAAAGCCAACTGTTGTTGCAGACGATGTGGTCGTCACCCTGGATTATACGCTCACTGTGAACGGTGAAGTGCTGGATACCACTGAGGGGAGTGAACCCATTCAATTCCTGCAGGGACATCAAAATATCATCCCCGGGCTGGAACGTGAACTGTATGGTATGAAAATTGGCGATACCCGCAATGTGCTGGTTAAAGCTGCCGAAGGGTATGGGGAGTACGACCCCGAAGCCGTGATTGATGTGCCCCGCAGTGAGTTCCCTCCCGATATCCCGTTGCGCGTGGGTGTGGATTTGACTGTTCGCAATGAGTCCGGTGAACTGCTGGATGCCCGCATTGCCAGCGTGGGCAAAGACATGGTACAACTGGACTTCAATCATCCCCTGGCTGGGAAAGACCTCAACTTTGAGGTGACTGTCGTGGATTTGCGCAATGCTGAACCGGAAGAACTGGCTCACGGGCATGTTCACGATGAGTTTGAAGAAGAAGAACTCGAATTCGATTTCGACGAAGATTTCGAAGACGAGGACGAAGAAGAAACGGGTAAAAATAACTAA
- a CDS encoding cytochrome ubiquinol oxidase subunit I has protein sequence MSVLTLSQWQFAITSVYHFFFVPLTLGLSVLTAIMETIYVRSGQEVYKRMAKFWGTLFVINFAMGVVTGIVQEFQFGMNWSEYSRFVGDIFGAPLAIEALLAFFLESTFLGLWLFGWNKLSKGLHAFTMWMVALGSNISALWILIANSFMQHPVGYTLEGGRAVMTNFGALLTNPYVWTQFPHTVLSGFTTAAFFVAGISAYHLFRKNEEDLFRRSFNLAAVFGMISIFLVILVGHSQAQRMVQVQPMKMAAVEALWETENPASFSLFTIGDEKNLKDRFALRIPYLLSILAYNQPTGEVKGIRNLQAEYEQLYGPGYYVPSVFTAYWTFRIMVGSGFLMFALMAVALWFVLKNKPLAGTRFGKWLPFAIALPYLANSTGWILTEMGRQPWVVYGVMKTEQAFSPNLTPGMVLTTLILFTIVYGVLMAADIYLLAKYARKVPAEGEEQALQEAYAE, from the coding sequence ATGAGTGTATTAACCCTTTCGCAGTGGCAGTTCGCCATCACCTCTGTCTACCATTTTTTCTTTGTGCCTCTAACTCTGGGGCTATCCGTCCTCACCGCCATCATGGAAACCATTTATGTGCGTTCAGGGCAGGAAGTGTACAAACGCATGGCAAAGTTTTGGGGAACGCTGTTTGTCATCAACTTTGCCATGGGAGTAGTGACCGGCATCGTCCAGGAATTTCAGTTTGGTATGAACTGGTCGGAGTATTCTCGCTTTGTCGGAGATATTTTTGGCGCCCCCCTTGCAATTGAAGCCTTGCTGGCTTTCTTCCTTGAGTCTACTTTCCTTGGGCTGTGGCTGTTTGGCTGGAATAAACTGTCCAAAGGATTACACGCCTTCACCATGTGGATGGTAGCCCTTGGCTCCAACATTTCCGCGCTGTGGATTTTAATTGCCAATTCCTTCATGCAACATCCGGTGGGATACACCCTGGAGGGTGGCAGAGCCGTCATGACCAACTTCGGCGCGCTTCTCACCAATCCCTATGTTTGGACCCAGTTCCCTCACACGGTTCTGTCTGGTTTCACAACAGCCGCGTTTTTCGTTGCAGGAATCAGTGCTTATCATCTCTTCCGCAAGAATGAGGAAGATTTATTCCGCCGCTCATTCAATCTGGCAGCCGTTTTCGGGATGATTTCGATTTTCCTGGTCATCCTGGTGGGGCATAGCCAGGCACAACGCATGGTACAGGTTCAACCCATGAAAATGGCTGCCGTCGAAGCCCTCTGGGAAACTGAAAACCCGGCTTCTTTTTCCCTGTTTACGATAGGGGATGAAAAGAACCTCAAAGATCGTTTTGCTTTGCGAATCCCTTATTTGCTTTCTATTCTAGCGTACAACCAGCCGACAGGCGAGGTAAAGGGCATTCGTAATCTTCAAGCAGAATATGAACAGTTATACGGTCCTGGGTATTATGTGCCATCCGTCTTCACCGCCTACTGGACTTTCCGCATCATGGTAGGTTCAGGATTCCTCATGTTCGCCCTGATGGCGGTGGCATTATGGTTCGTGCTGAAGAATAAACCCCTGGCAGGTACCCGCTTTGGAAAATGGCTGCCTTTTGCCATTGCCCTGCCCTATCTTGCCAACAGCACCGGCTGGATTTTGACCGAGATGGGACGTCAGCCCTGGGTAGTATATGGAGTGATGAAGACCGAGCAAGCCTTCTCCCCTAACCTGACACCCGGGATGGTGTTGACCACCCTGATTCTCTTTACCATCGTGTATGGGGTTTTGATGGCAGCAGATATTTACCTGCTGGCAAAATACGCTCGTAAGGTGCCTGCTGAAGGCGAAGAACAGGCTTTGCAGGAAGCCTATGCGGAGTAG